From the Trifolium pratense cultivar HEN17-A07 linkage group LG4, ARS_RC_1.1, whole genome shotgun sequence genome, the window taagttataaccttGTCAAAATCAAATGTTGTCCTTAAACATTTCGAAAAGATATAGATATGACAAGGATAATGCAGAAATGTTATCCTTACCTCAGCTACATTGTGTCCGTGACGCCTTTTGTCTATAATAGCTAATGGTGCATCAGATAATTTCTTTGCAAAAGCACGTGCTCTTGCAACGCCACCAACATCAGGGGAAACAACAACCAGGTCATTTGAACTTATTGTCTTACTGGCAAGATAATCAAGGATCACAGGCTAGTGGACAATCATACACAGTAGTATTAGAAAACACACTGCGAAGAAACAGATTACAACCATTCAGAGCTAATTCAGAGCTAATAACATACCTGACAATGTACATGATCCACAGGAATATCAAAGTAGCCCATGGACTGCCCTGAATGAAGGTCACAAGCAAGAACACGATCGGCCCCAGCTTTGGTAATAAGGTTTGCAACAAGTTTAGCTGCAATCGATTCACGCCCTTGTGTCTGTTAAGGAAGAACAAAAAAAGATGCTCCAGTAAGTAATTGCTTATAAACAAGACAAGTCACTTCGAAAACAAACAGAATTACACATAAAAAAGTGATAAACCATTAACTAAGAGAATGACGTATACCGTGTATTAGTGTTACATACAAAATACTTGCCTTTCTATCAGCTCTGGCATATCCAAAATATGGAATGACAGCAGTAATATTTTTGGCAGACGCTCTTCGACAAGCATCAATCATGATCTGAAGCTCCATGACATTCTCATTTGCAGGAGGACTAGTCGGCTGTATAAGGTATACATTGCAACCTCTAACACTCTCTTGTAACTGAACATAGATCTCACCATCAGCAAACCGCTTTATGTTAATTTTCCCAAGTTCCAGCCCCATGTACCGCGCAATTTCCTAAGTCAAAGCAacacaaagttaaaaaaataaaaaccaaaaatttctCAGCAGAAACCAACCCAACAGAAAAAACGGGTCATGCAAATTTTGTTTCATTACAAGGGGACAAAAATGGTCCATTTTAACACTAAAATTCTGAATTTAAGAAACATGTCTGTTACCTACCTACCATGATGCTTTGTACTTTCAATACAATTCAAAAGACTAAATTATGTTTGTACCTACATCTAGCAAGTAAATATGCATGCATAtgatagacaaaaaaaaagtccatcagggtgcgtttgattctgGGACGTCATTCGTGCTCTGGAAGAACAAAGGAGGGCTCTCATCCGAGAGCGTGAATTGCTGCTTATCAGGGCGGCCTCCATCGAGATATAGCAAGCAGTGGTTTGGCCAAGGGACAAATGGATAAACTAAAGAAGACCAAATATGGAATGAGATATGGACAGGCTTCTCTTGCCACATCGATGACATGTGTCAAGCATGCACTAAAAAATAAAGGGACTTGACACAACTTCAGTTGCATTGTGTTTGATATCAAAACTGTTCCTAGGACAGGACAAAATGGAGGCCAAGGGACCAGACAAAAACCTAAATTCTTGTCCCATACTAAACcacaggacaactttttgtcttccgcacaagttgtctaaaataccaaaataaccttttgtccgCCAAACATTGTACAAAGacaaaatttgttatatttgtCGTGTAGTGTTCTGTCATGTACTTATATTTTGCAAATCAAACATACCTTTAAGTCTCGGCTCAACTAACAATGGTGATATTGCTACGTATGTTGGACTAATACAGTGGTACTTGTCACTTCGTGGAAgacaaacaaataataattaaaatgaaaatgataaaatggAAGTACCTGGGAGAGAGTAGGATTAGCGGTACCGGAGAACAATTTGAGCTTGCTAGCGTTTCTACTAACGATTTTGTCAGTAGTTGCAGATTCCATGAACTTAGGCAGCGTTTTATCGTTGATAACGGGAACAATCGGTTTCCCGTTAACCAAATTTGACGGTCCGGTCATATCACAtttctaacaaaaatacaataaaag encodes:
- the LOC123924521 gene encoding ribose-phosphate pyrophosphokinase 1 isoform X1 yields the protein MASSIFQVQHTSSSSSTIIPFHPSSRSRNGASHALNARTLGFVDLPRTRIVAYNSVKCDMTGPSNLVNGKPIVPVINDKTLPKFMESATTDKIVSRNASKLKLFSGTANPTLSQEIARYMGLELGKINIKRFADGEIYVQLQESVRGCNVYLIQPTSPPANENVMELQIMIDACRRASAKNITAVIPYFGYARADRKTQGRESIAAKLVANLITKAGADRVLACDLHSGQSMGYFDIPVDHVHCQPVILDYLASKTISSNDLVVVSPDVGGVARARAFAKKLSDAPLAIIDKRRHGHNVAEVMNLIGDVKGKVAVMVDDMIDTAGTIAKGAALLHEEGAREVYACCTHGVFSPPAIERLSSGLFQEVIITNTIPVAEKNYFPQLTILTVANLLGETIWRIHDDSSVSSIFQ
- the LOC123924521 gene encoding ribose-phosphate pyrophosphokinase 1 isoform X2 translates to MASSIFQVQHTSSSSSTIIPFHPSSRSRNGASHALNARTLGFVDLPRTRIVAYNSKCDMTGPSNLVNGKPIVPVINDKTLPKFMESATTDKIVSRNASKLKLFSGTANPTLSQEIARYMGLELGKINIKRFADGEIYVQLQESVRGCNVYLIQPTSPPANENVMELQIMIDACRRASAKNITAVIPYFGYARADRKTQGRESIAAKLVANLITKAGADRVLACDLHSGQSMGYFDIPVDHVHCQPVILDYLASKTISSNDLVVVSPDVGGVARARAFAKKLSDAPLAIIDKRRHGHNVAEVMNLIGDVKGKVAVMVDDMIDTAGTIAKGAALLHEEGAREVYACCTHGVFSPPAIERLSSGLFQEVIITNTIPVAEKNYFPQLTILTVANLLGETIWRIHDDSSVSSIFQ